The DNA region ACCTCAAGCTGGTGACCCACctgcctgccttagcctcccaagtgcaagGGTTCAAGCAGATTGTCAATATAGTTCTGGGTTTACTTTTGAAAGTTTTAGCTAAAACTTTAGTACTATATTAACTAAAGTATATCACAAGAACCCCAAGATTCAGATGCTGgaaagatagcttagtggtttagagtactgactgctcttccagaggactctggtTTGATTATCAGAATCCTAAttgcagcttacaactgtctacaactcacacatgtaacacacagatatatatacaggaaagaacataaaatagtaaataagctttaaaaaaaaaaaagaaaagaaaaacccaagagCCTAAGCCTATTAAAGGATCTGTAACCTAAGCAATTACATTAATTTTCTGCTAAAACAAAAGCTCCACCCAATACCCATCTACGTTCTAGATCTGGTCAAGGAGAGCAGGACAAATGTTTCTCACTGGCATTCTTTTGTGAAGACTGGTCTTTACCTTAATTACTTTAGTCTGAATCTCCCCATCAGAGGCCAGTTCCTGGTGGGTCAGCATGTACTTCTCACACTTAGCTAGTGCCTTTTCATTTGCAACAGACACTGTGATGGCATGAGGGACATGTGGCTGCATGACTGTCTCAGTTTGCACATTAGAGGCAGGCTTATGATCTACCCATCTGCTCCCTGCAGAGCGGGACCTTCTGTGTCGTACAGGAATTGGTGTGTTCTGATCAGGTTGAAAGAGGAATTGGGAAACAAGCACAACCCAGGATTACTTTGAGGTTCCGTTAGAAGTGCAGCAGTTTACAATGCAAGTTCACAGAAATCAAACCTATCCACACTAAACATGAGAGTCATTCAATGTTCTCTTCTTAGCCAAACAACCAACAGGTATCTTTGGAGACAGTCTGTTTGGGAGTATCCATTGCAACAAAGGGCAAAAGGTACAATTATAGTGATTCTAGGTCTTCCTGTTTATGGCTAGAGTTCAGGACAAATAATCCATTTCGCATTCTTGATCAAAAACCAATTAGCATGCCTGCTTTGCAAAGTTATTAAATTAACAGCAGGTCTGTTAAAGGTATCAGCAAGATCAATATAACAGGTAATTATGTCCGAGGCATCTAAACAGAAAACATTCCTCATATATAGCCAGACCAAAAAGTGCAAGCTGTTGAAGCTCTGGGGTAGGAAAATCCTGAGAACACAGGTGTACAGGTACTTCTCGTGAGCCATGCCTCAAACAGTGTAAGTACTTCTGAGCTCTTGCTGTAAAGATTTTATATTTCAGAACACTTCCACAAAAGCTTCAAGTATACTCAGCAATTTTTCTCTCCAAACATTTCTTAAAAGCTCCAAGAATCAAAGACTATAGTATGAAATCAGCTTGTATCACATAATAAAAGAACTTGTTTCCAGTCAGATGCCATGTGTGCCAACTTGAACAATACATTCAACTTTAAAAACCGTAAAAGCCGTCTTTCATGTGCATGATATAGTAGTATGAGCAACTGCGAGCATCTCCTATTTATAAAACAGAGTAAATGAGAGTCTGCAGGCAGTCCTTGCAGCCTAGCCAAGTGAGGATTCTGGTCCCTTACTCAGCTACAGGAAACCAGCTCAGGACAGCTCTAATGGCACCCTGCAACAGTCACAACTGTCACTAACATTCGGCTTCTGTGCAGGCAGGAAACTTACATTCTGAAAACAGTCTGATTGACACTGAATAAGAAAACCGAGCTCTTATAAGATCTAGCACTTGATGGAAGAGCTTCCTCAAACACATTTACAGCATAATACATTCAAACCAAACTTGAAAAGGGGACAGACTACAAAGAATCTATTAGCAGTCATGACTCAAGTATTTCCTCACCAAAATGTTAAACTTCGTTCCCTGATAACTTCTGACCAATGAAAATGGACACAGAGATACAAATCTTGTGGACACTTTCTGCTGCACTTCTAAAGAGATTTTGAAttttgagaaagaagtcaaagtctATGCCTCTAGTacatcctcctgtctcacagCCCAAGCCAGGCATTTCTCTACTGCTGGCCAGGTGAGTCTGACATTCTCAAAAGAGGAGGATTTACCAGAGTTAATCACAGAGACCATTCACCATGATTTGCTCCCTAAAGGCTCAAAGTAAAATCTGCTAAGAAAGTTGAGACTTTAGTCTGTTGCCTCTAAGAACTCTGGGACTGGCTGGTCACCATCATAAGTAATCCGACTGCAGGTCATTTATTGACATTCTAAATCACCTAAGTCCTTAAGCAAGAATTTACTTGCAAGACTATTTTACTTagaacaataattttaaaagataagcTAAGATTTTAGTAAACCTAATTCACAGTATTCGTGCAATTCATTCAAGTTCAAAGGAAAAATTATCTACTATTGTAGAAATATAAACTGGCTTCACTTCTTCACCCTTGAATGCGGCAGAGCCTTTGTAAGGCTTTAAGACAAAAATTTTCGGATGTGAAAGCTGTCGGGAGTTTCAAGCCAATCCAAGTCACAAAAATGAACAAGGTGGAGGCAGATTTTATAGTAAAGACTTGTGGTTGCCACATGCAGTGCATGCATCTGGATAGCAGTAAGCTAAGGCCACCTTACTGGGCAGGCAGGACAGTGAGAGGCCATCTACTCGGGAGATGCTGACTTCTATCAGGTGGTAAAGCCTGTAGTTACatagaaaaatgttttattttgggtttttggggtttttttgttttttttaaggagTGTCACGGCATCTATGACTTACTTTAGAATGCATCAGAAGAGGGAAGACCTGCATAAAATAACAGTGAATCTGCCAATGCTGTAGGCAGGAGAAAATCTAACCCATTaaggaaaatttttaaatgaaaatttttttttcaaaaacagcaaggaaaaaaaatcaatttgggAAGGGGAACcaaaatgaatggatggatggatggatggatggatggaaggaaggaaggaaggaaggaaggaaggaagagagaaagaaagaaagaaagagagagagaaagggaaaaagaaaataatacagtCCATATTTGATTTGGGGGAAATTATGGCTCATTGACAGAACAATTACTTAGTATgctgaggccctaggttcaatctccagtaacaagaaaaagaaaaagaaaaaagaaagaggaggaataaaaatgagagggagggaggaagtaagaCTCTCCTGTTCTTTGATTCTGTGCAAAGCCCCCTGGTCATGCAAGCAGTCTGCTCTGGAGGGGGGCGGGTGAGGGGGTGTGGGTAGAGACCATGCTGGCTGGCAATCAGAGCCCTCGGGCACATGCTTCTACTTTCTCACATCTTAGCCTGATTTCAGGGAGGCTGTCAGAAAAGTCAGAGCTTCTTCATTTTAGAGCCCACCCATTTTTCCATTGAACATCTGGAATCAAGTTACAAAGAGCAGAGGAGAAGTCTACCACTACAACACTTTAAAGAACACTGGCACTGACCCTGCGGCAGTGGTCCTCTTGTACGCCTATCTCACTGCTGAATGTAGGGACCATCTCCCTGCCTTCAGTCCAGCACATCCCTCGCCTTCTGTCTGACACCATACACGCTTTACTTTGTCCTGGCTCCTGCTGCCTGTGCCTTGCAAGAGAGGTGACATTGACAGGGGTGCTGAATGGAGACAGTTTCTGCTCCCATTCCGAAATACAGGAAGCTACAGAAATGCTGCTGCAAGAGTTAGAGCGTCTGTGAAGCTGGGGCTGGCTCATGAGTTGCTGGCCGTTGGAAATCTGAGCAATATTGTTACTAGAAAGCTAGAAAAATTGgagaaaaattaatgaataagACTGAAAAACTGAGCAACAATATTACTTTTCTACAATTTTACTATGTGATGATTCAACATTGTAAGAAACTGTTTGCACTCATTAATTTTTCTATGATACACTTTGTTTCTGAATCAGGGTCTCTGTATGCAGCCCTGGTTAGTTTGGAACCCTGTGTaaatcaggctagcctcaaactcagaggtctgcatgccttggcctcccaaatattgggattaaaggcatgtgacaccatGACTGTCCCATTTGTGCTAAGTTTTAAAAgtagaaacttaaaaaaatataacaacaacaattCTCCCAGAGAAACAACCCTCTAACTGAACAAATTTTCTCTAGCGCTGATCTAGACACAGCTGCAAACACTCACAGGCACAGGTGAAGgagagacagatctctgaatgATTTTCTCCCGGTCCCGGTCCCGGGAGGGTCTCTCTGGCTTCTCAGGTTTGGGTTCAGTCACAATGGCCTTCAGCTGTTTGAGCTTTTCATCTTTGACCCAGAGTTTGTTCTGCATCTCTAGCTGGGTGGCTGCCACCCGACGCTCCTACAGGGAGCCAATGACAAATTAGTCTACTTTAGTCACACTGTATCACCCACTTCCTCCTTGAACATGACAGTTCTCTACTTTCAGAGATTAGCAGATACCACCAGAGCTCCCAAcaagcacagaaacacaaaatatTTAACCTAAAAACAACACTCACACATTCCTTCTGCCACTTCATCGTCGTTTCTGTCACCATGCCTTGCAACCTGGCTTCTAATCTGCGCTTGTCAGAAAACTCCCGCTGGAGCTTCTGATGCTGGCTTTCAAGCTCCTGCTGCAGATTGCGCTTATCTTCTTCATAGATCGTAGTTGTTTTCTCCAAAATCTCAATCTGCAAAGGAGACCACTGTGCTCAGCATCTGGTATGCAAACATTTCACCTAACTGTAGAATAGTCCTTAAGTTGCTCGCAAAAGCAAACTTGTggaaatacacatgcatacacatgcatacacacacacacacacacacacacacacacacacacacacacacacacacacacttgccctcTATTTCACCTGAATTCTCAGTTCTACTTCAACACAGAAAGGAGAAACTATTTAACAAGACCCTCTTCAGGCTAAGCTCCACTCCTAAGATTAAAAGACTAAAGTCTTTTCCTCCCTTGCAGGCCCCTTCCAGCAGTGACAGGTACATGAGCTGTAATGAGAGCATTGCTGAACGGCTAGCACACAGGAGGAACTATGACCACAAACCTTGTACTccaaagttttgtttttcttctccagTCGTTCTATTTCTGATTTCTGTCCTGAgatcactttttctttttcatttagtttttccTGAATGTAGTTTTCTTTATTTGATAGAGAATTGTCAAATTCTTTGAATAAGGCTTTGAAAGCTACACCTGAAACAGAGCATACAGACTCTATTGTTACTGAGGGTACGAATAAAACCCACAAAAGCAGCTTTCATTGGCAGACACCTTAGGAAATCCCTCCATAGCATTCGGACACAAGAGAAGGCTGGGAATGCAACTGCCTGCACCTTTCTGCTTTTTATgtgcacgaggccctgggttcaataccaaaaaatgaaaaagaaaccaagTTTGGAAAGAAATTAGGAGGTTTTTGATTCTTgaacctaaagagatgttcataGAAGTGTTCTGTAACCTCTCCCTAACACAGTAAAGCTTGATTACAAATGCAACAACAGAAATAATCTGTACTTGAGATCAGATCAATCTGGCTGAAGACCCTAGTACAccattcagagagacagacatttcCATGACCTGACTGTTCAATTGTTCCACACATTTTCAAACATTATTTCACTTTCCCTACACCATCTTGAGGCACAATTATAAATGGATAATACACAGAGATAAAAAAATACTATCTTATATCCATCactattaaaaacttaaaaaggcaggctggagagatggctcaggggttaagagcactgacggctcttccagaggtcctgagttcaaatcccatcaatcacatggtggctcacgaccatctgtaatgagatccaatgtcctcttctggtgtgtcagtgaCACTGtgctcataaacataaaaaataaataaaataaaattaaaaatataaaataaaataaggcagGGAGGCACCCACATTTTCCTCTTATATTCTTTAAAAGTAAAGTGGAGCTGGTGAGGGATACAAAACTTTACCATTCAAATTAAACAATGCCTGGAGACCACAACAAAGCTAGAAACAAGTCTTCCTTGAGAGGCATCTCAACAGATGGAGTCACTAAGACCTGTTTCTACCTCCAAAGTCACAGCAGCTGGGAGCAGCTCTGCCCTTACATTGTTTGTTAAGCTCCTCAGTCATCAGTTGTCGTAAGCGATGTCgtttctccaaagcatccatcAGTCTTGGAAGGGTCTCCTCATCATTGACATCCAAAAGCTTGCATGGGGGCAGTGGTGGGAAGCTCTGTAGAATCTCTTCAGTCAAAGGTTCTGTAGTAGACATACAATTATGAAAGAAGTCTGATGCTATGAACAGAGCCCGTGAACCAGTAACCACAGaattttttattcttattatcaacatcatcattatcattatattatcattattattattacaactACAACTACTTaatgctagagttacagatatGCTTCACTATACCCTGCTTTAGGAATGGAACTTTTCaaaaattagataaaatataCAACAAAAGAAACCTTATATTTTAGTTCAAAGTTATGTGCATTTGGTCCttgagaagatttttttttaaagctacagAAAGACAAGCAAATGAACAATGATATAACAGCAAATCCTACCATCTCCAACTGGGCCCGCCCGAGGCAGGTTTCTGTACCGTCTCCCCGGTGTCAGGCCACATATCGCCTTGTCTACTGGTCTTGCTACTTCCACTTCTTGGGTTACTTCAGCAAATCTCATGACTTGCTGAAAATACAAAACAGAGTCTGTAAAAGCTAGTCTACCTATTCTTCTCTAAGTTCGTCTGCATAACCATTGACCCTATATAAATCTACAAAATGTGCAGAATGCCATTCTTCAAATCCAAGTAGCTGTTTACCCTAGAGAAACCCAACTGTATAGCACAAATCCACTTAAATTACCAAGCTTTCTTCATAGTCTTCAGCCTTAGGATTCACACACACGATCATCCgaaccttcccctccccatcaaagTAGTTCTTGAATAGATGCGTTAGCTTTGAATCTCGATATGGAACCATCTATAAAAACATCAAAAAGCTAAGCATATTAGACAGTTAAAATGAACAAATTAAACCACAAAGAACTGGGGAAGGCTGCTGTGTACCTTGTTGGTTCCATACATCTGGTTCTCTCTCAGGACTTCCATGCATGTTCTTAGTGTCATCAATGACTGATTAATGTTTCCTGAGAGGAAGTAAGAAACAAAAGACATGTGAACCAGCAAGACAGGAGCTAATGAATCTGTGTGCCTGTAAAACTTCTACTTCATTTAACTGCTAGATTTTCATGCTCAAGTTCAAGGTGTCCATGCATGATCTCACTTTACCTTCAACAGTATTAATTCTGAATAGCTTCAACATCTTTCAGTGACTTCATTAAAAACTCTCCAAATACATTACTCTTTTTTTATTCTATGTGCATTggtgtgttttgcctacatgtatggcAAGTCTGTTTGAGGTtggtggatcccctggaactggagttgtgagctaccatatgggtgctgggatttgaaccaggttctctagaaaagcagtcagcgcttttaactgctgatccatctctctagccccacaatATTActcttaaaaaagagagaatctcattttttaaattttaattctattCAGTTTTATTCTTTGTGTTTATTCTGAGTGTTTTTGCCTGTATGTAAGTAAATGTACTACATATGTTTGGTGCTCACAAAAGTcagagaggacatcagatccactggaactagagttatacatagttgtgagctgtcctgtgggtgcCACAAAGTAAAaccaggtcatctggaagagcaacaagttccttccctctacctcccacccccctttctttcttttttgtttttcaagatagggtttctgtgTTGAACAGCAGAGTCCTGTCTGTCcgggaacttgctttgtagaccaggctgacctatccacctgcccctgcctctcagatgctgggagattaaaggtatgtgccaccatacccgaTGCAacaagcgctcttaactgctgagccatctctctagcttggGAATAAAATATGACACTTAACTCCATGGTCATTTAATGAACGTGGCACCCATAGTTTCATATGTCTGCCTGCTTGGTCTCTAGTTGaaagaactatttgggaaggtttAAGAGGTACAGCCTGGTTGGTACATGTGTTTTACTGGAGGTGGGCTTAAAAAGGGTTTCAAAAGCACAGGcattcccagtctctctctctccctccctccatcccttcctacTTCATGGTTGTGAATCATCTGACCCACGGCTACTCCACAGTAACCTCCCAGCTACTGCTTGCTCCAGTACCATGCCTACTTGCTGCCTTTCTTCTTGGCATGATGGTCACCGACTCACCCTGAAATAgtaagcaagcccccaactaagtgtttcttttataagttgccttgatcaAGGTATCTCTTCaaggcaatagaaaagtaacagtTTCTTCCAAACCCTAAATTCTGTCATAGACAAAGTCATTTAActtggctttctttccttttctagggGTGGTGGTGCTGGAGACTAAACTCAGGCACCTCATACATGGGAGGCCAACCATATTCCAAGGAACCATTTCAGACTATAGTTGGACAGGGACAGAAGTCCCTCCTATACCCAGAAGGGACATGTTTCTAACAGTCAAGTGTCTTAGGAACCAGCAAAATCTGTCCCTCTACACCTCAACAGGATTTATTAGTCatcatgctttctttcttctaacCGATCTCATTTGGATTCCTGACCAGACAAGGCTAGTATACAATCACAACTCTTTAAGAATTTTGACCTCAGTTGTACTCCCAATGCtaaagaactgtttatcctggAAAGATGAGGCCTCCTAACTACATCATGCCTATCACATAGATCCTGTAGCTATATATTACGAAGCACCCCTGaagtcccagtactcagaagggctgaggcaggaagaccaacagCCAGTCTTGActtccaataaaacaaaaaaccacaagaaaaaaaaaaacaacgaacaaatcaagaaacaaacaagttAACTTAGGTGGGATGGCAAGGTGGCTAAGCCAATAGAAAAACTTGCTGCCAAGACCGAAGACCTGAATCTCAGGACCCACAAAGGCGAGAACTCTTTCCCATTACCTTTTGACCTTTATGCACACCCtgaggcatgtacacacacagataaaatgttaattttttaaaagatagagtaTTTAAAGACTAAGTTTAATAGTTAATGTCATTGCACTGATTAGGCAGACACCACCCACTGATAAATACAAACTGATGTTCCAAGCCCTTGAAAATTACAGCCGTATAGCCGTAAGTACAGCACTCCACTTACCAGCTTCACGTAACCTGTTCCCTTCTGCTTTAGTACGGTTAGTTCTTTCACTTCCAGCAAGATCTACCAAAGACAGCTGGCTTATAGTAATTTGCTCTTTTTCCTAAAAGGGAGAAAATTCAACCATCTAAGCTAAATTATACTGCATTACacccttaatcccaacacttaggaggcagaggcaggcatctcTGGATCTCTTGTGAGATCCAGaactctacacagtgagttccaggccagctagggccacacagagaaaccctatctcaaaaacaaacaaacaaacaaaacgacaACAAAAAGATCCAGTTAACATAGCATTAAGTCTTAATGGAGAGTGTATGTGCAGAATACAAATGTCCAGAGGAGCAGGGGAGGTATGATACAGGAAGTTTGCTAGGAGCTCATGACTGAGTACTGGTCTGCTACCTGGCTGTCCTCAGAACAGATATTAGATAACTTGAGAGCAAACACTGTGCCATTCTGCTCTAACAAGTCTCATTTATATTCAGCACTGGGAATTCTAAGCTTTGTCTTTAGCAATACACACATAACAAAAGCAAACATATTATAACATAAGACACATAACAAAAATAGAataagaccccccccccaaaaaaaacccacaagaaaacaaaaaacacactaaCTTAACAGTTTCACAGTACTCTAACTTATATAAAGAAAtcagggggctagagagatggctcagcagttgggagcactgactactcttccagaggtctggagttcaattcccaacaaccacatggtggctcacaaccatctataacggatccaatgccctcttctggtgtgtctgactgctacagtgtactcatatacagaaaataaaatatatctttaaaaaaaaagaaaagaaaagaagccaaagTCAGGGCAGACgtgctccatggttaagagcactggctgctcttgcagaggctctCAGCACGCACTTGGCAGTCTAgagccatctgtgactccaggccCAGTGGTTTGATGCCTTCTACTGGCCTCCATAGCACCAGACACACGCGTGCtacacagacaaaacattcatacacttgatataaaaataaggctaaaaaaaagaaagttaagaaGCACCTAAATGGTATTATGCTGTTAGCAAGAATTCACATTCctagcaccaaaaaaaaaaaaagtcattcatAGGAAATCAGATGTGAGAAGACTTGTTTGTGGCCATTTTCTGATTAACATTTATTGACTGACTAAGCCATGCAGTGAACAAGAAACTTCACGCTGCTTCCCTTAATTCTCATGATCTTATAAGAAGGCTCTCTTACAGTCAGGTCAGACATTTGGGAAATAGGCAGGAATCCAAATTCAAATCCTAGTGAGTGGAACTCAAACTTTCCCGCCATCTTGGACATGGCCAGACTAAACAGTTAAAAGCAAGACTTCAGTCCTAgcaggggaggctgaggcagtgaaTCTCTGAGCTCCAAGCTCCATAGTGAGATTCTGTTgtcaaaaacaaaagccagacatgatggcacatgcctttaattctggcTGTTACAAAGCTGGGGCCAGCTTTACCTGTATAGTAAGAAATAACCAAAAATAGAACcaaaagaggccatggatttgaaaagCAGCAAGGAAAAGTATAGGAGAGGGctaggggagaggaaagggaagggggaaattatGTAACTACATTATAATCACAGaagtaagagaaaaacaaaaatgttccAGATTGTCTCACAAGGCAAGCAACACCAACACAACACACATTGTCCCAGACCTTTAAAGCTTTGCAGACCCTCTTCACAACACTGAAAACGTGTGCCCTGCATGCTCGACCCTAGGATCAGACCCCAGCTCTACTACTGTCATGAAAATTTCATTAACTGTATAGCTGCTAGCTCTAGAGCAATATTCATCACCATGGCAACCCCTAATTTAGGTCATCTTCTAAAGACTAAAACATTACCTGTAAGACATTGTCTCCATCAGCATCCAGGGGAGCCTGGACAAGTTTAATGCTGAACACGCTATGTGAACGACTGGACTCTCTATTCAAATGGGTGTTAGCAATACGTCTCTTTTTCTGACCTATAATGACAGAGAAACCATTGATTATACCTGAACTCAGCCATTGATTATACCTGCTTTCTAATTCATCCAGAAGTACTTCTGTTAAATC from Rattus norvegicus strain BN/NHsdMcwi chromosome 8, GRCr8, whole genome shotgun sequence includes:
- the Kif23 gene encoding kinesin-like protein KIF23 isoform X18 — encoded protein: MKSAKAKMPRKPVIKKGSQTNLKDPVGVYCRVRPLSFPDQECCVEVVNSTTVQLHTPEGYRLNRNGDYKETQYSFKRVFGTHTTQKELFDVVASPLVDDLIHGKNGLLFTYGVTGSGKTYTMTGSPGSGGLLPRCLNMIFNSIGSFQAKRFVFKSNDRNSMEIQCEVDALLERQKREAMPIPKTPSSKRQADPEFADMINVQEFCKAEEVDEDSVYGVFVSYIEIYNNYLYDLLEEVQFDPIKPKWNGCSTPMRNAEAVLPQSKMLREDKNHNMYVAGCTEVEVKSTEEAFEVFWRGQKKRRIANTHLNRESSRSHSVFSIKLVQAPLDADGDNVLQEKEQITISQLSLVDLAGSERTNRTKAEGNRLREAGNINQSLMTLRTCMEVLRENQMYGTNKMVPYRDSKLTHLFKNYFDGEGKVRMIVCVNPKAEDYEESLQVMRFAEVTQEVEVARPVDKAICGLTPGRRYRNLPRAGPVGDEPLTEEILQSFPPLPPCKLLDVNDEETLPRLMDALEKRHRLRQLMTEELNKQCVAFKALFKEFDNSLSNKENYIQEKLNEKEKVISGQKSEIERLEKKNKTLEYKIEILEKTTTIYEEDKRNLQQELESQHQKLQREFSDKRRLEARLQGMVTETTMKWQKECERRVAATQLEMQNKLWVKDEKLKQLKAIVTEPKPEKPERPSRDRDREKIIQRSVSPSPVPNTPIPVRHRRSRSAGSRWVDHKPASNVQTETVMQPHVPHAITVSVANEKALAKCEKYMLTHQELASDGEIQTKVIKGDVYKTRGGGQSVQFTDIETLKQESPTGSRKRRSSTLAPAQPDGTESEWTDVETRCSVAVEMRAGSQLGPGYQHHAQPKRKKP
- the Kif23 gene encoding kinesin-like protein KIF23 isoform X13 codes for the protein MRRAGAHLGLQRRRRALFRLSPGPRGRSLHGLVPASPAPVGARRPARASGQHGDCGHEVGAKMPRKPVIKKGSQTNLKDPVGVYCRVRPLSFPDQECCVEVVNSTTVQLHTPEGYRLNRNGDYKETQYSFKRVFGTHTTQKELFDVVASPLVDDLIHGKNGLLFTYGVTGSGKTYTMTGSPGSGGLLPRCLNMIFNSIGSFQAKRFVFKSNDRNSMEIQCEVDALLERQKREAMPIPKTPSSKRQADPEFADMINVQEFCKAEEVDEDSVYGVFVSYIEIYNNYLYDLLEEVQFDPIKPNRWNGCSTPMRNAEAVLPQSKMLREDKNHNMYVAGCTEVEVKSTEEAFEVFWRGQKKRRIANTHLNRESSRSHSVFSIKLVQAPLDADGDNVLQEKEQITISQLSLVDLAGSERTNRTKAEGNRLREAGNINQSLMTLRTCMEVLRENQMYGTNKMVPYRDSKLTHLFKNYFDGEGKVRMIVCVNPKAEDYEESLQVMRFAEVTQEVEVARPVDKAICGLTPGRRYRNLPRAGPVGDEPLTEEILQSFPPLPPCKLLDVNDEETLPRLMDALEKRHRLRQLMTEELNKQCVAFKALFKEFDNSLSNKENYIQEKLNEKEKVISGQKSEIERLEKKNKTLEYKIEILEKTTTIYEEDKRNLQQELESQHQKLQREFSDKRRLEARLQGMVTETTMKWQKECERRVAATQLEMQNKLWVKDEKLKQLKAIVTEPKPEKPERPSRDRDREKIIQRSVSPSPVPNTPIPVRHRRSRSAGSRWVDHKPASNVQTETVMQPHVPHAITVSVANEKALAKCEKYMLTHQELASDGEIQTKVIKGDVYKTRGGGQSVQFTDIETLKQESPTGSRKRRSSTLAPAQPDGTESEWTDVETRCSVAVEMRAGSQLGPGYQHHAQPKRKKP
- the Kif23 gene encoding kinesin-like protein KIF23, which translates into the protein MKSAKAKMPRKPVIKKGSQTNLKDPVGVYCRVRPLSFPDQECCVEVVNSTTVQLHTPEGYRLNRNGDYKETQYSFKRVFGTHTTQKELFDVVASPLVDDLIHGKNGLLFTYGVTGSGKTYTMTGSPGSGGLLPRCLNMIFNSIGSFQAKRFVFKSNDRNSMEIQCEVDALLERQKREAMPIPKTPSSKRQADPEFADMINVQEFCKAEEVDEDSVYGVFVSYIEIYNNYLYDLLEEVQFDPIKPKLPQSKMLREDKNHNMYVAGCTEVEVKSTEEAFEVFWRGQKKRRIANTHLNRESSRSHSVFSIKLVQAPLDADGDNVLQEKEQITISQLSLVDLAGSERTNRTKAEGNRLREAGNINQSLMTLRTCMEVLRENQMYGTNKMVPYRDSKLTHLFKNYFDGEGKVRMIVCVNPKAEDYEESLQVMRFAEVTQEVEVARPVDKAICGLTPGRRYRNLPRAGPVGDEPLTEEILQSFPPLPPCKLLDVNDEETLPRLMDALEKRHRLRQLMTEELNKQCVAFKALFKEFDNSLSNKENYIQEKLNEKEKVISGQKSEIERLEKKNKTLEYKIEILEKTTTIYEEDKRNLQQELESQHQKLQREFSDKRRLEARLQGMVTETTMKWQKECERRVAATQLEMQNKLWVKDEKLKQLKAIVTEPKPEKPERPSRDRDREKIIQRSVSPSPVPLSSNNIAQISNGQQLMSQPQLHRRSNSCSSISVASCISEWEQKLSPFSTPVNVTSLARHRQQEPGQSKACMVSDRRRGMCWTEGREMVPTFSSEIGVQEDHCRRNTPIPVRHRRSRSAGSRWVDHKPASNVQTETVMQPHVPHAITVSVANEKALAKCEKYMLTHQELASDGEIQTKVIKGDVYKTRGGGQSVQFTDIETLKQESPTGSRKRRSSTLAPAQPDGTESEWTDVETRCSVAVEMRAGSQLGPGYQHHAQPKRKKP
- the Kif23 gene encoding kinesin-like protein KIF23 isoform X4, which encodes MRRAGAHLGLQRRRRALFRLSPGPRGRSLHGLVPASPAPVGARRPARASGQHGDCGHEVGAKMPRKPVIKKGSQTNLKDPVGVYCRVRPLSFPDQECCVEVVNSTTVQLHTPEGYRLNRNGDYKETQYSFKRVFGTHTTQKELFDVVASPLVDDLIHGKNGLLFTYGVTGSGKTYTMTGSPGSGGLLPRCLNMIFNSIGSFQAKRFVFKSNDRNSMEIQCEVDALLERQKREAMPIPKTPSSKRQADPEFADMINVQEFCKAEEVDEDSVYGVFVSYIEIYNNYLYDLLEEVQFDPIKPKLPQSKMLREDKNHNMYVAGCTEVEVKSTEEAFEVFWRGQKKRRIANTHLNRESSRSHSVFSIKLVQAPLDADGDNVLQEKEQITISQLSLVDLAGSERTNRTKAEGNRLREAGNINQSLMTLRTCMEVLRENQMYGTNKMVPYRDSKLTHLFKNYFDGEGKVRMIVCVNPKAEDYEESLQVMRFAEVTQEVEVARPVDKAICGLTPGRRYRNLPRAGPVGDEPLTEEILQSFPPLPPCKLLDVNDEETLPRLMDALEKRHRLRQLMTEELNKQCVAFKALFKEFDNSLSNKENYIQEKLNEKEKVISGQKSEIERLEKKNKTLEYKIEILEKTTTIYEEDKRNLQQELESQHQKLQREFSDKRRLEARLQGMVTETTMKWQKECERRVAATQLEMQNKLWVKDEKLKQLKAIVTEPKPEKPERPSRDRDREKIIQRSVSPSPVPLSSNNIAQISNGQQLMSQPQLHRRSNSCSSISVASCISEWEQKLSPFSTPVNVTSLARHRQQEPGQSKACMVSDRRRGMCWTEGREMVPTFSSEIGVQEDHCRRNTPIPVRHRRSRSAGSRWVDHKPASNVQTETVMQPHVPHAITVSVANEKALAKCEKYMLTHQELASDGEIQTKVIKGDVYKTRGGGQSVQFTDIETLKQESPTGSRKRRSSTLAPAQPDGTESEWTDVETRCSVAVEMRAGSQLGPGYQHHAQPKRKKP